One window of Candidatus Leptovillus gracilis genomic DNA carries:
- a CDS encoding MoxR family ATPase translates to MVETMTTLQYEGKKRLRKMVNGREILVEPYIPHQHLIEAVNVAIDLERPLLLKGEPGCGKTKLAKAVADELDLPYFEWPVKSTSRAQDGLYTYDTIGRLRDAQLAANPNLSAAERQRITEKFENPRQYILWGPMGEAFRSEKRAVLLIDEIDKADIDFPNDLLHELEEKKFAVQELSAIGQNDAQNSFDKGGNLVQAQQPPIIFITSNAEKELPAAFLRRCLFYYITFPNAPRLREIVSLHLGLNAEDAFLVTAVDKFLALRTTMENDKSGKKVSTSELIDWIKIMKLRYHAQGQWPTLTDELLFPSVLLKTLTDYTRYAPRETEAGE, encoded by the coding sequence ATGGTTGAAACTATGACGACGTTACAATACGAAGGCAAAAAGCGATTACGGAAAATGGTCAACGGCCGTGAAATCCTGGTCGAACCCTACATCCCGCACCAACACTTAATTGAAGCGGTGAACGTGGCGATTGATCTGGAACGGCCGTTGCTCCTCAAAGGCGAACCCGGCTGCGGCAAAACCAAACTCGCCAAAGCCGTCGCCGACGAACTGGACCTGCCCTACTTCGAGTGGCCGGTCAAATCTACCAGCCGCGCCCAGGACGGCCTTTACACCTACGACACCATCGGCCGCCTGCGCGACGCCCAACTGGCCGCCAACCCCAATCTCAGCGCCGCCGAGCGCCAGCGCATCACCGAAAAATTCGAGAATCCCCGCCAATACATTCTCTGGGGGCCGATGGGCGAAGCCTTTCGCAGCGAAAAACGCGCCGTCTTGCTCATTGACGAAATAGACAAGGCCGACATAGACTTCCCCAACGATTTGCTGCACGAACTGGAAGAGAAAAAATTTGCCGTGCAAGAGCTGTCGGCCATCGGCCAGAACGACGCCCAAAACAGCTTCGACAAAGGCGGCAATCTGGTGCAGGCGCAGCAGCCACCCATCATCTTCATCACCAGCAACGCCGAAAAAGAGCTGCCGGCCGCTTTTCTGCGCCGCTGTCTCTTCTATTACATCACCTTCCCCAACGCGCCGCGCCTGCGCGAAATCGTCAGCCTGCACCTGGGATTGAACGCGGAAGATGCGTTTCTGGTAACGGCCGTAGACAAATTTCTGGCCCTGCGCACGACCATGGAAAACGACAAAAGTGGCAAAAAAGTCTCCACCAGTGAACTGATAGACTGGATCAAAATCATGAAGCTGCGCTACCACGCGCAGGGACAATGGCCCACCCTCACCGACGAATTGCTCTTCCCCAGCGTCCTGCTCAAAACCCTCACCGATTACACCCGCTACGCGCCGCGGGAAACCGAAGCGGGGGAATAA
- a CDS encoding CHAT domain-containing protein, with protein MSTYKTRQAQRAIQQFKARFGPAHFDFAAHAALPLALSPDLLYALWFNFNEDVNGRPLTIPWIAVADLLLSPLCQEIGHELYAIAEPLRAELMQSLVADPRFGLLRAQQVAQFLDQYVDRFFTSPDPDLQELGQAQRLAAYAYANPPQLMSYLDTVYGQPLDAAQMIRLATLVEAVSHPIANWPTAAPETKAQFARAQTISQSLATYARGDTATAVATLQAAFATPDEIAIGETAVPLPADLRAELAPETTGETGPDAAADLTAFFADFVSRQLDDGSGKLEAALRAVAHWLDDPASGPLLLITGQVASGKTELAVNVVKNTPPGGYHFCMDGRPETLAPHLFVRSLSRQLADRYPTFRAALSTDPPPDATAGLDLLLERLLLQPLNRLFLPTVSFSVESPVMPGYVLILVDDLDAGTEHAGEATILDVCLRLQTAVPQLRFLLTTRLSSPVRDALAATTYASYTLDVVYQNFDLRIQDAATKRPAYEVTVMSSPAGEFKQPLQRYDAESLVRRILDELRHVHPNSPRQPIGADLFRAFFAGEVESLFRASYAQAQQAGERLRLRLFLSGADLLALPWEWLHDEALGFLAQQEDISVVRYTPQTAVFRTRANPKPIEILLVTPNPEQGKILFDPDKLAYELQSRLSRLSGQVNLTLLNQTSLFFDQILAANPVHVLHLMVPIVAERDELRLLFNVSGRGQMPTVDELAAMVQGRDVALVVLTAVNDEQWSPTLQAAQKLTAAGIPAVLAWPSLAREQFDLLLTAFYENLAAGAWLDEAITDLRRASVTAVEGDEAGADLVLFTSTPHGNVWRSELTAVDLYEALAEHFTLTDLQDLCFRLQTDYDALTGEGRRGKLVDLVGLMQRRGRLQELALAILDARPTVNFAYRQKEAAPPAPAATVDSTTLRQWLDDYFNLEEIRLLCFELEIDFDALRGDSKRIKVVELVQYAQQRNRLPELQAYILRQRPSLTPAPTPPVTPEPQIDPVALYRLLTETFTLNDLQELTLKLNVWYDDLAGDKLNQKARELVLYMQRHGRLPELLSAVQAAQLPTAPKTPANVEIGEEYVTIGGVRVPIQPERGSAPAVPKGIGVEEEYVMFGNTRLPRHDAVDRLTPVLTEAFSSDDLRTLAFELGVDYENLTRTTLETEAASLVDEIQRQGRLTELIDLVETRRPSAPDNFSEAA; from the coding sequence ATGAGTACCTACAAAACCCGGCAGGCGCAGCGCGCCATCCAGCAATTTAAGGCGCGATTTGGCCCGGCGCATTTCGATTTTGCCGCTCATGCCGCGCTGCCTCTGGCTCTGTCGCCCGACCTGCTGTATGCGCTTTGGTTTAATTTCAACGAAGACGTGAACGGCCGTCCCCTCACCATTCCCTGGATTGCCGTCGCCGATTTGCTGCTCTCGCCGCTGTGTCAGGAGATCGGCCACGAGTTGTACGCCATTGCCGAGCCTTTGCGGGCCGAATTGATGCAATCGTTGGTCGCCGACCCGCGTTTTGGCCTGCTGCGCGCCCAACAGGTGGCCCAGTTTTTGGACCAATACGTAGACCGCTTTTTCACCAGCCCGGACCCCGACCTGCAAGAGTTGGGGCAGGCGCAGCGATTGGCCGCTTACGCTTACGCCAATCCGCCGCAGTTGATGAGCTATCTGGACACGGTGTATGGACAGCCGCTCGACGCCGCGCAAATGATTCGTCTGGCGACGCTGGTGGAGGCGGTCAGCCATCCCATCGCCAACTGGCCGACGGCCGCGCCGGAGACGAAAGCGCAGTTTGCCCGCGCCCAAACCATCAGCCAAAGCCTGGCGACCTACGCCCGCGGCGACACGGCCACGGCCGTTGCCACCCTCCAGGCCGCTTTTGCCACGCCGGACGAAATCGCCATTGGGGAAACGGCCGTTCCCCTGCCCGCCGATTTGCGCGCCGAACTGGCCCCGGAAACGACCGGCGAAACCGGCCCCGATGCCGCCGCCGACCTGACCGCTTTTTTTGCCGATTTTGTCAGCCGCCAGCTTGATGATGGTTCCGGCAAGTTGGAAGCCGCCTTGCGCGCCGTCGCCCACTGGTTGGACGATCCGGCCAGCGGCCCGCTGCTGCTGATCACCGGGCAGGTTGCCAGCGGCAAAACGGAACTGGCCGTCAACGTTGTCAAAAACACGCCGCCGGGTGGTTATCATTTCTGCATGGACGGCCGTCCGGAGACTCTGGCTCCCCATTTGTTCGTGCGCAGCCTCAGCCGCCAACTGGCCGACCGTTACCCGACCTTCCGCGCCGCCCTATCCACCGATCCACCCCCAGACGCCACAGCCGGGTTAGACCTTCTGCTAGAGCGCCTGCTGCTGCAACCGTTAAATCGCTTGTTTCTGCCGACGGTTAGTTTCTCCGTTGAGTCGCCCGTCATGCCCGGCTACGTCCTGATTTTGGTGGATGACCTGGACGCTGGTACGGAACACGCCGGCGAAGCCACCATTTTGGATGTGTGCCTGCGTTTGCAAACGGCCGTGCCGCAACTGCGCTTCTTGCTCACCACCCGCCTCTCCAGCCCTGTGCGCGACGCCCTGGCCGCGACCACTTACGCAAGCTATACCCTGGATGTGGTTTATCAAAACTTCGACCTCCGCATTCAGGACGCCGCGACCAAACGACCGGCGTATGAAGTCACCGTCATGTCTTCTCCGGCGGGCGAATTCAAACAGCCGCTTCAGCGTTACGACGCCGAATCGCTCGTCCGGCGCATTCTGGACGAACTGCGCCACGTGCATCCCAATTCACCTCGCCAACCCATCGGCGCGGATTTGTTCCGCGCGTTTTTTGCCGGCGAGGTGGAGTCGCTTTTCCGCGCCAGTTATGCGCAGGCGCAGCAGGCCGGCGAACGGCTGCGCCTGCGATTGTTCCTCTCCGGGGCCGACCTGCTGGCGCTGCCCTGGGAATGGCTGCACGACGAGGCGTTGGGCTTTCTGGCCCAGCAGGAAGATATTTCTGTGGTGCGCTATACGCCGCAAACGGCCGTGTTCCGCACCCGCGCCAATCCTAAACCCATCGAAATTCTGCTGGTTACACCCAACCCAGAGCAGGGCAAAATCCTTTTCGACCCGGATAAACTGGCCTATGAACTCCAATCGCGCCTTTCGCGCCTCTCCGGGCAGGTAAATCTGACGCTTCTCAACCAGACCTCTCTGTTTTTTGACCAAATTCTGGCCGCCAACCCGGTTCATGTTTTGCATTTGATGGTCCCCATTGTTGCAGAGCGGGATGAACTGCGGCTGCTGTTCAACGTGTCCGGGCGGGGGCAAATGCCGACGGTGGATGAACTGGCGGCGATGGTGCAGGGGCGTGACGTGGCGCTGGTGGTGCTCACGGCCGTCAACGACGAGCAATGGTCGCCCACGCTGCAAGCTGCGCAAAAGCTGACGGCGGCGGGCATTCCCGCCGTTCTCGCCTGGCCGAGTCTGGCGCGAGAGCAGTTTGATTTGCTCCTGACCGCGTTCTACGAAAATTTGGCGGCTGGTGCATGGCTGGACGAAGCCATCACCGACTTGCGCCGCGCTTCGGTCACCGCCGTCGAAGGTGACGAAGCCGGGGCCGACCTGGTGCTGTTCACCAGCACGCCGCATGGCAATGTGTGGCGCAGTGAGTTAACGGCCGTTGACCTCTACGAAGCCCTGGCCGAACATTTTACCCTGACTGATTTGCAAGATTTGTGCTTCCGGTTGCAAACTGACTACGACGCGCTGACCGGCGAAGGGCGGCGCGGCAAACTGGTAGACCTGGTCGGCCTCATGCAGCGACGCGGTCGCTTGCAAGAATTGGCCCTGGCGATTTTGGACGCCCGCCCCACCGTTAACTTTGCTTATCGCCAAAAAGAGGCCGCGCCGCCAGCACCGGCCGCCACAGTGGATTCCACGACCCTGCGCCAATGGCTCGACGACTATTTCAACTTGGAAGAAATCCGGCTGCTTTGTTTTGAACTGGAAATTGACTTCGATGCGCTGCGGGGCGACAGCAAACGGATCAAAGTGGTCGAATTAGTCCAATACGCGCAGCAGCGTAACCGGCTGCCGGAGTTGCAGGCGTATATCTTGCGGCAACGGCCGTCGCTGACCCCCGCGCCAACGCCACCCGTTACCCCAGAACCACAGATTGATCCAGTAGCGCTCTATCGGCTGCTTACCGAAACCTTTACCCTGAACGACCTGCAAGAGCTGACCCTAAAACTCAACGTCTGGTATGATGATCTGGCCGGCGACAAGCTCAATCAAAAAGCGCGGGAACTGGTGCTGTATATGCAGCGACACGGCCGTTTGCCGGAACTGCTGTCCGCAGTGCAGGCGGCGCAACTACCTACAGCCCCCAAAACGCCCGCCAATGTAGAGATCGGCGAAGAATACGTCACCATTGGCGGTGTCCGCGTGCCCATTCAGCCGGAGCGCGGATCTGCTCCGGCTGTTCCCAAAGGCATCGGCGTAGAGGAGGAGTATGTAATGTTTGGCAATACGCGCCTGCCTCGCCACGACGCTGTGGATCGGTTGACGCCTGTCTTAACGGAGGCCTTCAGCAGCGATGATCTGCGTACGCTGGCCTTTGAATTGGGCGTGGATTACGAAAATCTCACCCGCACCACCCTCGAGACCGAAGCCGCTTCCCTGGTAGATGAAATTCAACGTCAGGGACGCCTGACGGAACTGATTGACCTTGTCGAAACGCGCCGACCTTCGGCTCCAGACAACTTTTCGGAGGCTGCATGA
- a CDS encoding PD-(D/E)XK nuclease family protein — protein sequence MTESLLLSQGKLAAFLTCQRRFYLRSLRHLPWPDTPLGDDSEESLVRGQQFHLVMERHFLGLAASPTDVPDGRIQQWWRAFQNHPPAVPPGNRLPEHRLTVPIGRHLLLGRFDLLVVGKAQADGRPFAHIYDWKTGHPRRERDLRQDWQTRLYLALLAEGGAALGGNGRSPSPADVAITYWYAAEPDAPRTIAYSAAWHAQNWADIQAIVAQIDTALTQDNWPLTDDWAACRQCAYQVYCGRQAAGLSHLPPPDDAEAPDEVDFLNLEPQTP from the coding sequence ATGACCGAATCTCTCCTCCTCAGCCAGGGCAAACTGGCCGCCTTCCTCACCTGCCAGCGCCGCTTCTACCTGCGCAGCTTGCGCCACTTGCCCTGGCCCGATACCCCCTTGGGCGACGATTCCGAAGAATCCCTGGTCCGTGGTCAGCAGTTCCACCTGGTGATGGAACGCCATTTCCTGGGCCTGGCCGCATCGCCGACAGACGTCCCCGACGGCCGTATCCAACAGTGGTGGCGCGCTTTCCAAAACCACCCACCGGCTGTCCCGCCGGGCAACCGCCTGCCCGAACATCGCCTCACCGTGCCCATCGGCCGCCACCTGCTGCTGGGCCGTTTCGATCTACTGGTGGTGGGTAAAGCCCAAGCCGACGGCCGTCCCTTCGCCCACATTTACGACTGGAAAACCGGCCACCCCCGGCGCGAACGCGACCTGCGCCAGGATTGGCAGACACGCCTTTACCTGGCGCTGCTGGCCGAAGGCGGCGCGGCGCTGGGGGGCAACGGCCGTTCCCCATCTCCCGCCGACGTCGCCATCACCTACTGGTACGCCGCCGAACCCGACGCCCCGCGCACCATCGCCTACTCCGCCGCCTGGCACGCGCAAAACTGGGCCGACATCCAGGCCATCGTCGCCCAAATAGACACCGCCCTGACTCAAGACAACTGGCCGCTCACCGACGATTGGGCCGCCTGCCGCCAATGCGCTTACCAGGTCTACTGCGGCCGTCAGGCGGCCGGGCTATCCCACCTGCCCCCACCCGACGATGCGGAAGCGCCGGACGAGGTGGATTTTCTCAACCTGGAGCCGCAAACCCCCTGA
- a CDS encoding methyltransferase domain-containing protein, with product MDLSAFRWLLSSEGQRVLADTAVPTPATHLSIAADLRRQIAPALAQAVLDTVLLRQKAAAKFSRADQMYFTRGALEQASGEGIGAYRARRFAGLGAAWVADLGCGIGGDALALAANAHVIGVDLDPVRLAMARQNVQVYAGDGRFQPLQADLRQLAPLPADALFFDPARRDAHGRRLFSVQQYQPPLSLIEGWRAKVAAAAVKISPGADYAELPPDAEIEFISVDGEVKEGVLWFGPLHSGAARRATLLPGGHSLTSEPGDPVTIVAPQGYLYEPDGAVIRAHLVEELARLLAAAKIDAEIAYLTAVTPQPTPFARCYPIEDAFPFQLKRLRHYLRQRHVGHVVIKKRGSPLEPEWLQKQLRLQGDEQRTIFLTQIEGKAGVIVSGLVI from the coding sequence ATGGACTTAAGCGCATTTCGTTGGTTGTTGTCGTCGGAAGGGCAGCGTGTGTTGGCAGACACGGCCGTTCCTACCCCTGCCACCCACCTGTCCATCGCCGCTGACCTGCGCCGGCAGATTGCCCCGGCGCTGGCCCAGGCGGTGCTGGATACCGTCCTGCTGCGCCAGAAAGCGGCCGCCAAATTCAGCCGCGCCGACCAGATGTACTTCACCCGCGGGGCGTTGGAGCAGGCGTCGGGCGAGGGGATTGGCGCGTACCGGGCGCGCCGTTTTGCCGGTCTGGGCGCGGCGTGGGTGGCCGACCTGGGCTGCGGCATCGGCGGTGACGCGCTGGCGCTGGCGGCCAACGCCCATGTCATTGGCGTGGATTTGGACCCGGTGCGGCTGGCGATGGCGCGGCAGAACGTGCAAGTGTATGCGGGCGACGGCCGTTTCCAGCCCCTCCAGGCCGATTTGCGCCAGCTTGCCCCCTTGCCAGCCGACGCCCTCTTTTTCGACCCGGCCCGGCGCGACGCGCACGGCCGTCGGCTCTTTTCCGTGCAGCAGTACCAGCCGCCCCTCAGTCTGATAGAGGGGTGGCGGGCAAAGGTGGCGGCAGCGGCCGTTAAGATCAGCCCCGGTGCAGACTATGCCGAACTGCCGCCGGACGCCGAAATAGAATTCATCTCGGTAGATGGGGAAGTCAAAGAGGGGGTATTGTGGTTTGGGCCGCTGCATTCCGGCGCGGCGCGGCGGGCGACGCTGCTGCCCGGCGGCCATTCGCTTACCAGCGAACCCGGCGACCCGGTGACCATCGTCGCGCCGCAAGGCTACCTATACGAACCAGATGGCGCGGTGATCCGGGCACATTTGGTAGAAGAGTTAGCGCGCCTATTGGCAGCGGCGAAGATTGATGCGGAGATAGCTTATTTAACGGCCGTGACCCCCCAACCAACCCCTTTCGCCCGCTGCTACCCCATCGAAGACGCCTTTCCCTTCCAGCTCAAACGGCTGCGTCATTACCTGCGCCAGCGCCACGTCGGTCACGTTGTCATCAAAAAGCGCGGCTCACCCCTGGAGCCGGAATGGCTGCAAAAGCAGCTCCGCCTGCAAGGTGACGAACAGCGCACTATATTCTTAACGCAAATAGAGGGCAAAGCGGGGGTGATTGTGAGTGGGCTGGTTATATAG
- a CDS encoding response regulator, whose translation MPNERKQVLCVEDNPVNMLLVSRIVEAEGHELIRAEDGPAALSILEKMEPDIILLDINLPGIDGLELARRFKADARLASIPLIATTAQVLVGDRERCLEAGCDDYLPKPLDIRKLREVMRTYLNREDVG comes from the coding sequence ATGCCAAATGAACGTAAGCAGGTTCTCTGCGTCGAAGATAATCCGGTTAATATGCTTTTAGTCTCGCGTATTGTGGAGGCTGAAGGGCATGAGTTGATCAGGGCTGAAGATGGCCCCGCCGCTCTCTCGATTTTAGAGAAGATGGAGCCGGACATTATTCTGTTAGACATTAACTTGCCGGGCATTGATGGGCTGGAGTTGGCCCGGCGATTCAAAGCGGATGCGCGTCTGGCGTCTATACCCCTGATTGCTACGACGGCTCAGGTGTTGGTGGGTGATCGGGAGCGCTGCCTGGAGGCTGGGTGTGATGACTACCTGCCCAAACCGCTGGACATCCGCAAATTACGCGAAGTGATGCGAACGTATTTGAATCGGGAAGATGTTGGTTAG
- a CDS encoding GAF domain-containing protein, translated as MNTRLPESVIKTWFVEQILEQATDFVALIKPDGQLVYVNENGRMLLSIWDEADLDNLTIADLVAEGQRPLQVNTAIPTALQEGSWQGELTYLSQDGLEIPISQKIINTAVGDEENPLLVIFARDITERKWVETSLQESETRFRSSFENTSLGMALVSTEGRFLQVNDPLCAQMGYDEQEFLSLALFDLLQADGSQEITLALQRLQSGAIHSINQQLQFVHKNGRAMWANLNASTIVDIYGRVTYFLVQMEDIHQRKELENQVQESLQINQRQLEINQALATAQSEQEILDIIVQKAGYFPNVALSFAFIEYDGGERVDVVRALNTFNSGIHLMPLGMRTLWKDSPITRLYAEETIFVSGDVSADGRIDKLTKTMFATSRVKSFAILPLVASGEWLGNMAVMSKDEHLFDETVLPFYRNLAEQAGIALRAARLLANIQASLESRSREVALSVQIAQEIATAHDLSGLYERVVNQVKESYQFYHVQLLRYDPFLDTVALIYGYGEIGAKMLALNHSMPMGVGLIGTAAATGQIVRRDNVASAPDWQPNPLLAETRSEIAVPIKLRDEVLGVLDIQSDKLNAFSDNDQLVLEGLCGQIAIAIESTRLREEMDARMSELTTLQRYMSREGWETYRAHKEKTLSGYQFDHQGVATLSAQPAPNAAQTNGDGRANPNAIAPFASLDIPLTVLGGEIIGQLGVQSDPENPLSDDELEFLRSISTQVAEALEAARLFEQTQESLNEQERLSTQLETVAQVSTAASTMLEADALLQAVVDLTRASFNLYHTHIYLLDEDRNRLVLRAGADQVGRLMTLEGREINLNAESLVARAARTRVGIVENDVRKIVDFLPNPLLPHTRAELAVPMVVGDRLIGVLDLQADRVDYFTEEDVNIHRTLASQVAVAVQNATLFAEQVQASDKLREVDRLKSEFLASMSHELRTPLNSIIGFADVLLEGLDGDLNERMEEDVRLIRDSGNHLRALIGDILDMSKIEAGRMELRYEEIDMRQMANDVIATAAPLAEAKKLALYCNIDDDVDIVEADRTRLRQVMWNIVGNAIKFTEKGHVALNLQMRNNNLLVAIEDTGIGIKEENVSIVFEQFRQIDGNLNRSAGGTGLGMPITKKLIELHGGEIWVESAVGKGSTFWFTIPNVQYIRRRRDTAPLDME; from the coding sequence ATGAATACCCGCCTCCCTGAGTCTGTCATAAAAACATGGTTTGTTGAGCAAATTCTGGAACAAGCCACCGACTTTGTTGCCCTCATCAAACCAGACGGCCAGCTTGTTTACGTGAATGAGAACGGCCGTATGCTGCTGAGCATCTGGGACGAAGCCGACCTGGATAATCTGACTATTGCCGATTTGGTAGCGGAAGGGCAGCGGCCGTTGCAGGTCAATACCGCCATCCCCACCGCCCTCCAAGAGGGTTCCTGGCAGGGCGAACTGACCTACCTCAGCCAGGATGGCCTGGAAATTCCCATCTCGCAGAAAATCATCAACACGGCCGTCGGCGATGAAGAAAATCCATTGCTGGTCATCTTCGCCCGCGACATCACCGAACGCAAATGGGTGGAAACCTCCCTCCAGGAAAGCGAAACCCGCTTCCGCAGCTCCTTTGAAAACACCTCCCTGGGCATGGCGCTTGTCAGCACAGAAGGGCGCTTCCTGCAAGTGAACGATCCCTTATGCGCCCAGATGGGTTACGATGAACAAGAATTTCTCAGCCTTGCCTTATTCGACCTGCTTCAGGCCGACGGCAGCCAGGAAATCACGCTTGCCTTACAAAGACTGCAATCGGGGGCAATCCACTCCATCAACCAGCAGCTTCAGTTTGTCCACAAAAACGGCCGTGCCATGTGGGCCAACTTAAATGCTTCGACAATTGTAGATATTTACGGCCGTGTCACCTACTTCCTGGTCCAGATGGAAGACATCCACCAACGCAAAGAACTCGAAAACCAGGTCCAGGAATCGCTGCAAATCAATCAGCGCCAACTAGAAATCAACCAGGCGTTGGCTACCGCGCAAAGCGAGCAAGAAATTCTGGACATCATCGTGCAAAAAGCCGGTTACTTCCCCAACGTTGCCCTCTCATTCGCCTTCATCGAATACGACGGTGGCGAACGGGTAGACGTGGTCCGCGCCTTAAACACCTTCAACAGCGGCATCCACCTGATGCCGTTAGGTATGCGCACGCTGTGGAAAGATTCGCCCATCACCCGGCTGTATGCCGAAGAAACTATCTTTGTCAGTGGTGACGTCAGCGCCGATGGCCGAATTGACAAGTTAACCAAGACAATGTTCGCCACTTCGCGCGTGAAGAGCTTCGCCATCTTGCCGCTGGTCGCCAGCGGTGAATGGTTGGGCAACATGGCCGTCATGAGCAAAGATGAACATCTCTTCGATGAGACGGTGCTGCCGTTTTATCGCAATCTGGCGGAACAGGCCGGCATTGCCCTGCGCGCTGCTCGTCTCCTGGCGAACATCCAGGCCTCTTTGGAATCGCGCAGCCGCGAAGTGGCCCTGAGCGTGCAGATCGCCCAAGAAATCGCCACAGCCCACGACTTAAGTGGGTTGTATGAACGGGTTGTCAACCAGGTAAAAGAAAGCTACCAGTTCTACCACGTCCAACTGCTGCGCTATGATCCATTCCTGGACACCGTGGCTTTAATTTACGGTTATGGTGAGATAGGGGCAAAAATGCTGGCTCTCAATCATTCCATGCCCATGGGTGTTGGGTTGATTGGTACAGCCGCGGCCACCGGCCAGATTGTTCGACGCGACAATGTTGCCAGTGCGCCAGATTGGCAGCCCAATCCCCTTCTCGCCGAAACCCGCAGCGAAATTGCTGTGCCCATTAAACTGCGCGATGAGGTATTGGGTGTGTTGGACATTCAAAGCGACAAACTAAACGCCTTCAGCGACAACGACCAACTGGTGTTGGAAGGGTTGTGCGGGCAGATTGCCATCGCCATTGAAAGTACGCGCCTGCGAGAAGAAATGGACGCCCGTATGAGTGAACTGACCACCCTTCAACGGTATATGAGCCGTGAAGGCTGGGAGACTTACCGCGCTCACAAAGAAAAGACACTCTCCGGCTATCAATTTGATCATCAGGGGGTTGCCACGCTGTCAGCGCAGCCCGCGCCCAACGCGGCCCAAACCAATGGCGACGGCCGTGCCAACCCCAATGCCATCGCCCCATTTGCCAGCCTGGACATCCCCCTCACGGTACTGGGTGGCGAAATCATCGGCCAGTTGGGTGTTCAGTCCGACCCCGAAAACCCCCTCAGTGACGACGAACTGGAATTTCTCCGGTCCATCTCCACCCAGGTTGCCGAGGCTTTGGAAGCGGCCCGCCTGTTTGAACAAACCCAGGAATCCCTCAACGAGCAAGAACGACTCTCCACCCAACTGGAAACGGTCGCTCAGGTAAGTACGGCCGCTTCTACCATGCTGGAGGCCGACGCCCTGCTCCAGGCAGTGGTGGACCTGACCAGAGCCAGCTTTAACCTCTACCATACCCACATCTACCTGCTAGACGAAGACCGCAACCGCCTGGTACTGCGCGCCGGCGCCGACCAGGTTGGGCGACTCATGACCCTCGAAGGGCGCGAAATCAACCTGAACGCCGAATCATTGGTGGCCCGCGCCGCCCGCACCCGCGTTGGTATTGTGGAGAATGATGTGCGCAAGATTGTAGACTTCCTGCCCAACCCGCTTCTGCCCCACACGCGGGCGGAATTAGCCGTGCCCATGGTTGTGGGCGACAGGCTTATCGGCGTGCTAGACCTGCAAGCAGACCGGGTGGATTACTTCACCGAAGAAGACGTGAACATCCATCGCACGCTGGCCTCCCAGGTGGCGGTCGCCGTACAAAATGCCACCCTGTTCGCCGAACAGGTGCAAGCATCCGATAAGCTGCGCGAGGTTGACCGGCTGAAATCTGAATTCTTAGCCAGCATGAGCCACGAATTGCGCACGCCGCTCAATTCCATCATTGGCTTTGCCGACGTGCTGCTGGAAGGGCTGGATGGCGACTTAAACGAACGTATGGAAGAAGACGTGCGCCTCATTCGGGATAGCGGCAATCACTTGCGCGCCCTCATCGGCGATATTTTGGACATGTCCAAAATTGAAGCCGGCCGCATGGAGCTGCGCTATGAAGAGATAGACATGCGCCAGATGGCGAACGATGTCATTGCCACCGCCGCGCCCCTGGCCGAAGCCAAAAAACTCGCTCTGTACTGCAACATTGACGACGATGTGGACATTGTTGAAGCGGACCGCACCCGCCTGCGGCAAGTGATGTGGAACATTGTCGGCAACGCCATCAAATTCACGGAGAAAGGGCACGTCGCTTTGAACTTACAGATGCGTAACAACAATTTGTTGGTGGCTATCGAAGACACCGGCATTGGCATTAAAGAAGAGAACGTCTCCATTGTATTTGAGCAGTTCCGCCAGATTGACGGTAATTTGAACCGCAGCGCCGGTGGCACGGGCCTGGGCATGCCGATTACCAAGAAACTGATTGAACTGCATGGCGGCGAAATCTGGGTAGAAAGTGCGGTGGGCAAGGGCAGCACGTTTTGGTTTACCATTCCTAATGTGCAATATATTCGCCGTCGCCGCGACACAGCGCCGCTGGATATGGAATAG